From a single Streptomyces sp. 1331.2 genomic region:
- a CDS encoding FtsW/RodA/SpoVE family cell cycle protein produces MRSTARGEGRRLATRHRNIELGLLALAVAVCLAGHIDADLALTGKMPPGLLVHGLALGALAGAAHLAVRRFAPYADPLILPLGVFLTGFGLMLLDRLDISYKAAHAAKGDYQKLPAAPSQLMWVFISVTAAIALIVFVKHHRFFQRYVYLLMAGALILLAAPVASPGDSFGAKRWIKLGGLSFEPDEFVKVAITIFFAGYLMASRDALALAGRKVWGMTLPRGRHAGPVLAIWVVSLLVLIFERDLGTSLIFFGVFIVMLYVATERTSWVVLGLLMAVGGAAVVGTVEPHVHGRVEAWLHPLDYYKPVHDKAISEQPAEALFSLGTGGMTGTGLGSGRPWLIGFAGRSDFIFTTIGEELGLAGVTAVLLVYVLLIQRGLRTAIGLTDPFGKLLATGLASALALQVFVVVGGVSGLVPLTGKALPFLAAGGSSLLANWLMVALLIKLSDSSGRTALEPALPSPEPLPARARPSATAATTSATADPTPASPTPASPTAPTAPAPAGAQPLHEQPADEQPAAPSAADPSAPTELRPSYGRTPAAPQYGYPSAPPNPSAT; encoded by the coding sequence GTGCGAAGCACTGCACGCGGCGAGGGCCGCCGGCTGGCCACGCGCCACCGCAACATCGAGCTGGGCCTGCTGGCGCTCGCGGTGGCCGTCTGTCTGGCCGGACACATCGACGCCGACCTGGCGCTGACCGGCAAGATGCCGCCCGGGCTGCTGGTGCACGGCCTGGCCCTGGGCGCCCTGGCCGGGGCCGCGCACCTGGCGGTGCGCCGGTTCGCGCCGTACGCGGACCCGCTGATCCTGCCGCTGGGCGTGTTCCTGACCGGCTTCGGACTGATGCTGCTGGACCGGCTGGACATCAGCTACAAGGCCGCGCACGCCGCCAAGGGCGACTACCAGAAGCTCCCGGCCGCGCCCTCCCAGCTGATGTGGGTGTTCATCTCGGTGACGGCGGCGATCGCGCTGATCGTCTTCGTCAAGCACCACCGCTTCTTCCAGCGCTACGTCTACCTGCTGATGGCGGGCGCGCTGATCCTGCTGGCCGCGCCGGTGGCCTCCCCGGGCGACAGCTTCGGCGCCAAGCGCTGGATCAAGCTGGGCGGGCTCTCCTTCGAGCCGGACGAGTTCGTGAAGGTCGCGATCACGATCTTCTTCGCGGGCTACCTGATGGCCTCCCGGGACGCGCTCGCGCTGGCCGGCCGGAAGGTCTGGGGGATGACCCTGCCGCGCGGCCGGCACGCCGGGCCGGTCCTGGCGATCTGGGTGGTCAGCCTGCTGGTGCTGATCTTCGAGCGCGACCTGGGCACCTCGCTGATCTTCTTCGGCGTCTTCATCGTGATGCTGTACGTGGCGACCGAGCGCACCAGCTGGGTGGTGCTCGGCCTGCTGATGGCGGTCGGCGGCGCGGCCGTGGTCGGCACCGTGGAGCCGCACGTGCACGGGCGCGTCGAGGCCTGGCTGCACCCGCTCGACTACTACAAGCCGGTGCACGACAAGGCGATCTCCGAGCAGCCCGCCGAGGCGCTGTTCAGCCTCGGCACCGGGGGCATGACCGGGACCGGCCTGGGCTCGGGCCGGCCCTGGCTGATCGGCTTCGCCGGGCGCAGCGACTTCATCTTCACCACGATCGGCGAGGAGCTGGGCCTGGCCGGAGTGACGGCCGTACTGCTGGTCTACGTGCTGCTGATCCAGCGCGGCCTGCGCACCGCGATCGGCCTGACCGACCCGTTCGGCAAGCTGCTCGCCACCGGGCTGGCATCGGCCCTGGCGCTGCAGGTCTTCGTGGTCGTGGGCGGGGTGAGCGGGCTGGTCCCGCTGACCGGCAAGGCGCTGCCGTTCCTGGCGGCCGGCGGTTCGTCGCTGCTGGCGAACTGGCTGATGGTCGCGCTGCTGATCAAGCTGAGCGACTCCTCCGGGCGCACTGCCCTGGAGCCGGCCCTACCCTCCCCCGAGCCGCTTCCGGCCCGGGCCCGCCCCTCGGCGACGGCAGCGACGACGAGCGCGACGGCCGACCCGACGCCCGCGAGCCCGACCCCCGCGAGCCCGACGGCCCCCACGGCCCCGGCCCCCGCCGGCGCACAGCCCCTCCACGAGCAGCCCGCCGACGAGCAGCCCGCCGCTCCGTCGGCAGCGGACCCGTCGGCCCCCACCGAGCTGCGCCCCTCATACGGCCGCACCCCCGCCGCGCCGCAGTACGGCTACCCGTCGGCTCCCCCGAACCCCTCGGCCACCTGA